One Klebsiella electrica genomic window, ACTTAAAAGCGAGCGCGAGCGTTACGACAAATATCGCACCACGCTGACCGATCTGACCCACAGTCTGAAAACCCCGCTGGCCGTGCTGCAAAGCACTTTACGTTCTTTGCGCGGCGAAAAAATCGACCTCAATGAAGCAGAGCCTATCATGCTGGAGCAGATCAGTCGCATCTCACAGCAAATCGGCTACTATCTGCATCGCGCCAGCATGCGCAGCGGTGGTACGCTGCTCAGCCGCGAACTGCATCCGATTGCGCCGCTGCTCGACAAGCTGACCTCGGCGCTGAACAAGGTTTATCAGCGTAAAGGGGTCAATATCAGTCTCGATATCTCTCCGGAGACAAGCTTCGTCGGCGAACAGAATGATTTTATGGAAGTGATGGGCAACGTGCTGGATAACGCCTGTAAATATTGTCTGGAATTTGTCGAAGTTTCCGTGCGTCAGACCAACGACAACCACCTGCATATTCTGGTGGAAGATGATGGCCCCGGCATCCCGTTAAACCAGCGGGCCGCGGTATTCGATCGCGGGCAACGCGCCGATACGCTGCGGCCGGGCCAGGGCGTGGGACTTTCCGTCGCCCGGGATATCGTTGAGCAATACGATGGTGACATCCTCACCGGTGAAAGCCTGCTCGGCGGAGCCTGCATGGAGGTGGTTTTTGGCCGCCAGTTACCCGACGATACGGAAAGCTGAACCTCCCCGCTTGCCGCGGTTGGGCAAACTCTGTGACTGCGCAGCACAATCGCCGTCAACAAAGAGGCAGTTTGAAGCATGGCGTGTATAATCCCAGACAGACACCTGCTGTGGAATAAAAAAAATGGATTATCAATTAACGCTTAACTGGCCTGACTTTATCGAACGCTACTGGCAAAAACGCCCGGTAGTCCTCAAGCGCGGCTTCGCTAATTTCGTCGACCCGATTAGCCCGGATGAACTGGCCGGGCTGGCGATGGAAAGCGAAGTCGATAGCCGCCTGGTCAGCCATCAGGACGGGAAGTGGCAGGTCAGCCATGGTCCTTTCGAAAGCTACGATCACCTGAGCGAAAACAACTGGTCACTGCTGGTGCAGGCGGTGAATAACTGGCATGAGCCGACGGCCGCGCTGATGCAACCCTTCCGCGCCCTCCCCGACTGGCGTATTGATGATCTGATGATCTCTTTCTCCGTACCCGGCGGCGGCGTAGGCCCCCATCTCGATCAATATGACGTGTTTATCATCCAGGGAACCGGCCGACGTCGTTGGCGCGTGGGCGATAAAGTCCCGATGAAGCAGCACTGTCCACATCCGGACCTGCTGCAGGTGGATCCCTTCGACGCCATCATTGATGAAGAGATGGAGCCCGGCGATATTCTCTATATTCCGCCGGGATTCCCGCATGAAGGTTACTCCCTGGAAAACTCGCTGAACTATTCGGTGGGCTATCGCGCGCCGAACGCCCGCGAGCTGTTCAGCGGTTTTGCCGACTATATTCTGCAGCGTGAACTGGGCAGCCAGCGCTATGCCGACCCGGACGTGCCTTCCCGCGATCATCCGGCGGATATTCTGCCGGATGAACTGGATCGTCTGCGCGATATGATGCTGGGGTTGATTAACCAGCCCGAGCATTTTAAGCAGTGGTTTGGCGAGTTTATTACCCAGTCCCGCCACGAGCTGGACGTGGCTCCTGCTGAGCCACCGTATCAGCCTGATGAGATTTACGACGCTCTGCAACAGGGCGATCGCCTGGTGCGGCTGGGCGGGCTGCGCGTATTGCGTATTGACGGCGAGGTGTTCGTCAACGGCGAGAAAATTAATTCGCCGCACCGCCCGGCGCTGGACGCGCTGGCAACGCATCTGTCGCTTAACGCGGCACATTTTGGCGATGCGCTGGAAGACCCGTCGTTCCTCGCGATGCTTGCCGCGCTGGTCAACTGCGGCTACTGGTTCTTCGAGGACTGAGCCCCGAGGTTGCCCGGTGACGGCTCGCGCCTTACCGGGCCTGTGGGAGCGACGGGAGCGGGATCAGGCGCTGCGTTTTGCCGTCAGCTCCGCGATGCGCACAATCACCTGCACCGCCTTCTCCATCCCTTCCAGCGTCACAAACTCATGCTTACCGTGGTAGTTGTAGCCGCCGGTAAACAGATTCGGACAGGGTAAGCCCATGAAAGAGAGTTGCGCGCCGTCGGTGCCGCCGCGAATCGGTTTCATTTGCGGTTCAATATCGCAATCCACCATCGCCTGGCGGGCAATCTCAACGACATGCGGGTGCGACATCACTTTTTCATGCATATTGTAATAGCTGTCTTCAATCACCAGCTCGATATAGCAATCCGGATGCAGCCCCTTGCCAACCTTTTTGGCAATTTCCATCATTTTGCGCTTGCGGGCCTCGAACTGCTTACGGTCAAAATCGCGAATGATATAGTGCATTTCTGCCCGATCAACGCTGCCTTTCATGCTCGCCAGATGATAAAAGCCTTCATAGCCTTCGGTCGTCTCCGGCGCCTCATCGGCAGGGACTTCGGCATGAATCCGTGCCGCCAGCGACAGCGCATTCACCATCACCCCTTTTGCGGTGCCCGGATGGACATTGTTGCCCACGATCTTAATGGTCACCGACGCGGCGTTGAAGTTTTCAAACTCCAGCTCACCCACGCCGCCACCGTCGACGGTATAGGCCCAGCGGGCGTCAAACGCGGCGACATCAAAATGCTTCGCCCCTTTCCCGACCTCTTCGTCCGGCGTGAAGGCCACGCGGATATCGCCATGGGGAATATTTTTCGCCTTCAGCGTCGCCAGTGCGGTCATTATCTCGGCGATACCGGCTTTATCATCGGCACCAAGCAGCGTTTTGCCATCGGTGGTAATCAGCGTTTGCCCCAGCAGCTGGTGCAGGACCGGGAACATCACCGGCGAGAGCACTTCGTCACCAATCCCGAGAGCGATATCACCGCCACGGTAGTTTTCAACGATTTGCGGGTTGACGTTTTTGCCGCTGAAATCCGGCGCCGTGTCGACGTGGGAAATAAAGCCAATGGGAGGAATAGTGCCGGCAACATTGGCCGGCAGGGTTCCCGTCACCGTCCCTTTCTCACTTAGCGTCACATTAACCAGTCCCATTTCTTCCAGCTGTGCTTGCAGCAGGCGTAACAGTTTCCACTGACCTTCCGTGCTTGGAACCTGACGCACGCCAGGCTTCGACTGTGTATCCAGAGAAACGTACTGTAAAAAACGCTCAAGCAATTTATCCATGTAGCCACCCTCATCTTTTGTGACAACATTATTCATAAGCGCGAATATACAAATATTGCGTCAGGTCATTTTTAGCCCGGCAAATAAGAATTTAATACCTGAACCCGCGTATTGATGTAAAGGTCGTGCATCCGGATGAGACAAGCATTGGCGTTCGTAAGCGTTTGCCGTAAAATGCCTGCCCTCGTTTATTATGCGCAACCGCAAAGGTGGTTAACCACAAACCCCGCAACGGTCAATCGTCCGCTGCGTCTACATGGGACAGAGTTAAAAATTGAATATACAACCGCGTTCGCTTTCGCCGCTGGTGCAACTGGCGGGAATTCGCAAAGGCTTTGATGGCAAAACGGTTATCTCAGATCTGAATCTGACCATCAACAACGGTGAGTTTCTCACCCTGCTTGGCCCCTCTGGCTGCGGTAAAACCACCGTTCTTCGTCTTATTGCCGGGCTTGAAAACGTCGACAGCGGGCGGATTCATCTCGAAGGTCAGGACATCACCCATGTTCCGGCGGAAAACCGCCACGTCAACACCGTCTTTCAAAGCTATGCTCTGTTTCCCCATATGAGCGTATTCGAAAACGTCGCCTTCGGTCTGCGGATGCAGAAAACGCCGGCGGCGGAAATCACCCCTCGCGTCCTCGATGCGCTGCGCATGGTCCAGCTGGAGGAGTTTGCCCAACGCAAACCACATCAGCTCTCCGGCGGTCAGCAGCAGCGGGTGGCTATCGCCAGGGCGGTGGTCAATAAACCGCGCCTGCTGCTGCTCGATGAATCCCTGTCGGCGCTGGATTATAAGCTGCGCAAGCAGATGCAAAACGAGCTGAAGGCACTGCAGCGTAAGCTTGGCATCACCTTCGTCTTCGTCACCCACGATCAGGAAGAGGCCCTGACCATGTCCGACCGCATCGTGGTTATGCGCGACGGGAAAATCGAGCAGGACGGCACGCCGCGTGAAATCTACGAAGAGCCGAAAAACCTGTTCGTCGCCAGTTTTATCGGCGAGATCAACCTCTTTAATGCGACGGTCATTGAACGCCTTGACGAGCAGCGCGTCCGCGCCAGTGTTGAAGGCCGCGAATGCAATATCTACGTCAATTTCCCCGTCGAGCGGGGCCAGCGGCTAAACGTTCTGCTGCGCCCGGAAGATCTGCGCGTCGATGAAGTCCACCCCGGCAGCGACGCCGACGGACTGATCGGCTACATCCGCGAGCGCAACTACAAAGGCATGACGCTGGAGTCGGTCGTCGAACTGGAAAATGGCAAAATGGTCATGGTCAGTGAATTCTTTAACGAAGACGATCCGGACTTTGACCACCCGCTTGACCAGAAAATGGCCATTAACTGGGTAGAAAGCTGGGAGGTTGTGCTGGCTGATGAAGAATACCAGTAAATTGCAGAATGTGGTGATCGCCACTATCGTCGGTTGGCTTGTGCTGTTTGTGTTCCTGCCCAACCTGATGATCATCGGTACCAGCTTTTTGACCCGCGACGACGCCAGCTTCGTCAAGCTGGTCTTCACGCTGGATAACTACGCGCGCCTGCTGGATCCGCTCTATTACGACGTGCTGCTGCACTCGCTCAATATGGCGCTGCTGGCGACCCTCGCCTGCCTGGCGCTCGGCTACCCTTTCGCCTGGTTTCTGGCCAGGCTGCCGGAAAAAGTGCGCCCGCTGCTACTCTTTCTGCTGATCGTGCCGTTCTGGACCAACTCATTGATCCGTATCTACGGGCTGAAGATCTTCCTTAGCACCAAAGGGTATCTCAATGAGTTTCTGCTGTGGCTGGGGATGATTGATACGCCGCTGCGCATCATGTACACCCCCTCTGCGGTCATCATCGGACTGGTCTATATTCTGCTGCCGTTTATGGTGATGCCGCTTTACTCCAGTATTGAGAAGCTGGATCGTCCTCTGCTGGAAGCGGCAAGGGATCTGGGCGCCAGCAAGCTGCAAACCTTTATCCGCATCATTATTCCACTGACGATGCCGGGTATTATTGCCGGCTGTCTGCTGGTGATGCTCCCGGCGATGGGACTGTTCTACGTCTCGGATCTGATGGGCGGCGCCAAAAACCTGCTGATCGGTAACGTTATCAAGAGTCAGTTCCTGAATATCCGTGACTGGCCGTTTGGTGCCGCAACCAGCATTACTCTGACGCTGGTCATGGGCCTGATGCTGTTGATTTACTGGCGCGCGGCGCGTCTGTTGAACAAGAAGGCGCACGATTTTAGCGATTAATTTAATACTATCATGGCATTAGGTATGATTTTTAGCTGGTTTTACCTTATGGGCTACTCATGTGTAACTTTAAGCAAATTCAAAGGGTTGTAGGTTAGTTTTGGAGAAGGGGCCTCCAGCATAACTGCACCTATTTAAGCCATGAGTAGGCCCCATTCTTTAATCGCCGCATATGGATACTGGGCGACCTATTAA contains:
- the potB gene encoding spermidine/putrescine ABC transporter permease PotB, which codes for MKNTSKLQNVVIATIVGWLVLFVFLPNLMIIGTSFLTRDDASFVKLVFTLDNYARLLDPLYYDVLLHSLNMALLATLACLALGYPFAWFLARLPEKVRPLLLFLLIVPFWTNSLIRIYGLKIFLSTKGYLNEFLLWLGMIDTPLRIMYTPSAVIIGLVYILLPFMVMPLYSSIEKLDRPLLEAARDLGASKLQTFIRIIIPLTMPGIIAGCLLVMLPAMGLFYVSDLMGGAKNLLIGNVIKSQFLNIRDWPFGAATSITLTLVMGLMLLIYWRAARLLNKKAHDFSD
- the pepT gene encoding peptidase T, producing MDKLLERFLQYVSLDTQSKPGVRQVPSTEGQWKLLRLLQAQLEEMGLVNVTLSEKGTVTGTLPANVAGTIPPIGFISHVDTAPDFSGKNVNPQIVENYRGGDIALGIGDEVLSPVMFPVLHQLLGQTLITTDGKTLLGADDKAGIAEIMTALATLKAKNIPHGDIRVAFTPDEEVGKGAKHFDVAAFDARWAYTVDGGGVGELEFENFNAASVTIKIVGNNVHPGTAKGVMVNALSLAARIHAEVPADEAPETTEGYEGFYHLASMKGSVDRAEMHYIIRDFDRKQFEARKRKMMEIAKKVGKGLHPDCYIELVIEDSYYNMHEKVMSHPHVVEIARQAMVDCDIEPQMKPIRGGTDGAQLSFMGLPCPNLFTGGYNYHGKHEFVTLEGMEKAVQVIVRIAELTAKRSA
- the potA gene encoding spermidine/putrescine ABC transporter ATP-binding protein PotA, which encodes MNIQPRSLSPLVQLAGIRKGFDGKTVISDLNLTINNGEFLTLLGPSGCGKTTVLRLIAGLENVDSGRIHLEGQDITHVPAENRHVNTVFQSYALFPHMSVFENVAFGLRMQKTPAAEITPRVLDALRMVQLEEFAQRKPHQLSGGQQQRVAIARAVVNKPRLLLLDESLSALDYKLRKQMQNELKALQRKLGITFVFVTHDQEEALTMSDRIVVMRDGKIEQDGTPREIYEEPKNLFVASFIGEINLFNATVIERLDEQRVRASVEGRECNIYVNFPVERGQRLNVLLRPEDLRVDEVHPGSDADGLIGYIRERNYKGMTLESVVELENGKMVMVSEFFNEDDPDFDHPLDQKMAINWVESWEVVLADEEYQ
- a CDS encoding ribosomal protein uL16 3-hydroxylase, producing MDYQLTLNWPDFIERYWQKRPVVLKRGFANFVDPISPDELAGLAMESEVDSRLVSHQDGKWQVSHGPFESYDHLSENNWSLLVQAVNNWHEPTAALMQPFRALPDWRIDDLMISFSVPGGGVGPHLDQYDVFIIQGTGRRRWRVGDKVPMKQHCPHPDLLQVDPFDAIIDEEMEPGDILYIPPGFPHEGYSLENSLNYSVGYRAPNARELFSGFADYILQRELGSQRYADPDVPSRDHPADILPDELDRLRDMMLGLINQPEHFKQWFGEFITQSRHELDVAPAEPPYQPDEIYDALQQGDRLVRLGGLRVLRIDGEVFVNGEKINSPHRPALDALATHLSLNAAHFGDALEDPSFLAMLAALVNCGYWFFED